A section of the Cryptomeria japonica unplaced genomic scaffold, Sugi_1.0 HiC_scaffold_223, whole genome shotgun sequence genome encodes:
- the LOC131868889 gene encoding germin-like protein 8-2, which produces MANRMIYFTLGLFLLICCYSDRVMAGDPDPLQDFCVADEESNVLVNGFVCKDPMQVSANDFFFRGLGQAGNTDNDVGSNVTMANVKQIPGLNTFGISLVRIDYAQNVGHENAVAIAGLSSQFPGVQTIANSLFAANPPLPDSVLSKAFRITQELGYWRPLVPFIASVLDISMSSSYSKD; this is translated from the exons ATGGCTAACCGCATGATTTACTTCACGTTGGGACTTTTTCTGTTGATATGCTGTTACAGCGACAGGGTCATGGCAGGGGATCCGGATCCCTTGCAAGATTTCTGCGTTGCAGATGAGGAAAGCAACG TTTTGGTGAACGGGTTCGTTTGCAAAGACCCAATGCAAGTTTCAGCAAACGATTTCTTCTTCCGGGGACTTGGGCAGGCAGGGAACACCGACAATGATGTGGGCTCCAACGTAACGATGGCGAACGTTAAACAGATACCAGGCCTCAATACGTTTGGAATATCGTTGGTCCGCATCGACTACGCA cagaatgtggggCATGAAAATGCAGTGGCCATAGCTGGATTGAGCAGCCAGTTTCCCGGAGTTCAGACAATCGCCAATTCTCTGTTTGCGGCGAATCCCCCTCTCCCCGATTCCGTTTTGAGCAAGGCCTTCCGCATCACCCAGGAACTG GGTTATTGGCGTCCTCTTGTGCCATTCATAGCATCTGTTTTGGACATCAGCATGTCCTCATCATATTCCAAAGATTGA
- the LOC131868887 gene encoding putative germin-like protein 2-1 has product MANRMIYFTLGLFLLICCYSDRVMAGDPDPLQDFCVADEESNVLVNGFVCKDPMQVSANDFFFRGLGQAGNTDNDVGSNVTMANVKQIPGLNTFGISLVRIDYAVGGINPPHTHPRATEVLVLLEGQLLVGFIDTSNKFFSKTLEKGDVFVFPKALVHFQQNVGHENAVAIAGLSSQFPGVQTIANSLFAANPPLPDSVLSKAFRITQELVNYIQKKFAY; this is encoded by the exons ATGGCTAACCGCATGATTTACTTCACGTTGGGACTTTTTCTGTTGATATGCTGTTACAGCGACAGGGTCATGGCAGGGGATCCGGATCCCTTGCAAGATTTCTGCGTTGCAGATGAGGAAAGCAACG TTTTGGTGAACGGGTTCGTTTGCAAAGACCCAATGCAAGTTTCAGCAAACGATTTCTTCTTCCGGGGACTTGGGCAGGCAGGGAACACCGACAATGATGTGGGCTCCAACGTAACGATGGCGAACGTTAAACAGATACCAGGCCTCAATACGTTTGGAATATCGTTGGTCCGCATCGACTACGCAgtgggtggaataaatcctcctcacacacacccaagagccaccgaagttcttgttttactggaaggccagcttcttgtgggtttcattgacacCAGCAACAAATTTTTCAGCAAAACTttggagaagggagatgtgtttgtgtttccaaaggcacttgttcatttccagcagaatgtggggCATGAAAATGCAGTGGCCATAGCTGGATTGAGCAGCCAGTTTCCCGGAGTTCAGACAATCGCCAATTCTCTGTTTGCGGCGAATCCCCCTCTCCCCGATTCCGTTTTGAGCAAGGCCTTCCGCATCACCCAGGAACTGGTgaattacattcaaaagaaattcgcatactaa